One window of the Ureibacillus sp. FSL W7-1570 genome contains the following:
- the crcB gene encoding fluoride efflux transporter CrcB, translating into MTYIYVGIAGACGAMLRYFIGMTLLTGRAFPWATLMTNLAGSFILAWLSTSLFKRVSISPTMATAISTGFVGSFTTFSTFSVETVELFENQQFVLGVVYVFISIVGGLLMSGLGFKTGKGAD; encoded by the coding sequence ATGACCTACATATACGTTGGCATTGCAGGTGCATGCGGCGCCATGTTGAGATATTTCATTGGAATGACCTTGTTGACGGGAAGGGCCTTTCCCTGGGCGACACTCATGACCAATTTGGCAGGGAGTTTTATATTGGCTTGGCTGTCCACTTCATTATTTAAACGGGTTTCCATCTCCCCAACAATGGCCACCGCCATCAGCACAGGATTTGTCGGTTCCTTTACAACATTTTCCACCTTTAGTGTGGAAACGGTGGAGCTGTTTGAAAATCAGCAGTTTGTATTGGGTGTTGTATATGTCTTTATAAGCATCGTCGGGGGATTGCTCATGAGCGGCTTGGGTTTTAAAACAGGCAAGGGGGCGGATTGA
- the queE gene encoding 7-carboxy-7-deazaguanine synthase QueE has translation MSKIPVIEIFGPTIQGEGMVIGQKTMFVRTAGCDYSCSWCDSAFTWDGSGKSLIKQMTAEEIWNELKRLGGNGFSFVTISGGNPALIRHLEHLVRILKENGIQIGVETQGSRWQDWLYEVDQLTISPKPPSSGMKTDFTVLTEILEKLENRKGSQQVSLKVVVFDEKDYGFAKEVHLRYPGVPFFLQVGNDDIATTDQKKLVHHLLKKYEALIDTVMADEELKNVKVLPQLHTLVWGNKRGV, from the coding sequence GTGAGTAAAATCCCCGTCATCGAGATATTTGGACCCACCATTCAAGGGGAAGGCATGGTCATCGGGCAAAAGACGATGTTTGTCCGCACGGCAGGCTGTGACTATTCCTGTTCCTGGTGCGATTCCGCCTTTACTTGGGATGGCAGCGGCAAAAGTTTGATTAAGCAAATGACAGCGGAAGAGATATGGAACGAGTTGAAACGGCTTGGTGGGAATGGATTTTCTTTCGTCACGATTTCCGGTGGGAATCCGGCGTTAATTCGGCATTTGGAACATTTGGTGCGGATTTTAAAGGAGAATGGAATCCAAATCGGCGTCGAAACCCAGGGAAGCAGATGGCAGGATTGGCTGTACGAGGTGGATCAATTGACGATTTCCCCAAAGCCGCCAAGTTCCGGGATGAAAACGGATTTTACGGTGCTTACGGAAATTTTGGAGAAGCTTGAAAATCGAAAGGGGAGCCAACAAGTTTCTCTGAAAGTGGTTGTGTTTGATGAGAAAGACTACGGGTTTGCCAAGGAAGTGCACTTGCGCTATCCGGGCGTTCCCTTTTTCTTGCAGGTGGGAAATGACGATATTGCAACGACGGATCAAAAGAAGCTTGTTCATCATTTGTTGAAGAAATATGAAGCGCTGATTGATACGGTGATGGCCGATGAGGAATTGAAAAATGTGAAAGTGCTGCCGCAATTGCATACCCTTGTGTGGGGGAATAAGAGGGGCGTGTAA
- a CDS encoding alpha/beta hydrolase: MGFFVPVDSGVKLYVEDINPLGKKTIVFLHGWPLSHEQFEYQYNVLPALGYRCIGIDWRGFGKSDRPFEGYSFNRLADDVFAVVNALQLNHFALLGHSTGGAIALRYVARYKGFGVSKLILVASAAPVGFTQETAQSFLELAYNDRPKMMQKVIDGFFFQYITKEFSDWFMNMGMEAASWSTIAIINTLRDETLYADLSKVHVPTLIIHGIHDKVIPFAQAHELHQEIKHSRIVPFQYSGHGTFWEERDKFNKVLCQFV; this comes from the coding sequence ATGGGCTTTTTTGTTCCCGTGGATTCGGGTGTGAAATTGTATGTGGAGGATATCAATCCTTTGGGCAAGAAAACGATAGTATTTTTGCATGGTTGGCCGTTAAGTCATGAGCAATTCGAGTATCAGTATAATGTATTGCCGGCGTTGGGCTACCGTTGTATCGGAATAGACTGGAGAGGGTTCGGAAAGTCGGATAGACCTTTTGAAGGTTATAGTTTCAATAGACTGGCGGATGATGTTTTTGCCGTAGTGAATGCATTGCAGTTAAACCATTTTGCTTTACTCGGGCATTCAACGGGAGGCGCCATTGCCTTAAGGTATGTGGCCCGTTACAAAGGCTTTGGCGTTTCAAAATTGATTCTCGTTGCCAGTGCGGCGCCGGTCGGATTTACTCAAGAAACGGCACAAAGTTTTTTGGAGCTGGCTTACAATGACCGCCCGAAAATGATGCAGAAGGTGATTGACGGATTTTTCTTCCAATATATCACAAAAGAATTTTCCGACTGGTTTATGAACATGGGGATGGAGGCGGCCAGCTGGTCCACCATTGCCATCATCAATACATTGCGGGATGAAACATTGTATGCGGATCTTTCAAAGGTGCATGTGCCTACTTTGATCATTCATGGAATTCACGACAAAGTGATCCCATTTGCACAAGCACACGAGCTCCATCAAGAAATAAAACATTCAAGGATTGTCCCTTTCCAATATAGCGGCCATGGAACATTCTGGGAGGAACGGGATAAATTTAATAAAGTGTTATGTCAATTTGTATGA
- a CDS encoding zinc-dependent alcohol dehydrogenase family protein, whose translation MKAQVIQSFGNPSVFQIQDIPTPEVIPGHVLIEVKATSVNPIDTKVRSGFVSAVAPEFPAVLHGDVAGIVRAVGEGVSKFKVGDEVYGCAGGFKGTAGGALAEYMLADADLLAHKPKNLTMEEAAALPLVTITAWEALFTRGKLASGQNILIHAAAGGVGHVAIQLAKWAGAKVYTTASSNEKLEIGARLGADATINYREESVQDYVQKYTDGKGFDIVFDTVGGENLDRSFEAAAPLGTVLAIAARSTHDLSPLHSKGLTLHVVFMLLKILEKEWRKEYGEILEKVTAIVEEGKLRPLLDPNVFTFDEISKAHEHLESGKAIGKIVLVNKW comes from the coding sequence ATGAAAGCCCAAGTCATTCAATCTTTTGGAAATCCATCCGTTTTTCAAATACAGGATATTCCCACACCTGAAGTCATTCCAGGCCATGTCCTCATTGAAGTGAAAGCGACAAGCGTCAATCCGATTGATACAAAAGTGCGTTCAGGATTCGTTTCCGCTGTTGCCCCTGAATTTCCGGCAGTTTTGCATGGAGATGTGGCAGGAATCGTACGGGCGGTTGGCGAAGGGGTTTCGAAATTCAAAGTGGGCGATGAAGTATACGGCTGTGCCGGCGGGTTTAAAGGGACAGCTGGCGGCGCATTGGCAGAATATATGCTTGCGGATGCGGATTTGCTTGCCCATAAACCCAAAAATTTAACAATGGAAGAAGCAGCCGCTTTGCCCCTCGTAACCATTACCGCTTGGGAGGCCCTGTTCACCCGCGGCAAGCTGGCTTCCGGACAAAACATCCTGATCCATGCCGCTGCAGGCGGAGTGGGCCATGTGGCAATACAGCTCGCCAAATGGGCTGGAGCCAAAGTTTACACGACCGCCTCTTCCAATGAAAAGCTTGAAATCGGAGCCCGCCTTGGCGCGGACGCAACCATCAACTACCGGGAAGAAAGCGTACAAGATTATGTTCAAAAATATACAGATGGCAAAGGGTTCGACATTGTCTTTGACACGGTGGGAGGAGAGAATCTGGATCGTTCATTCGAAGCGGCAGCGCCCCTTGGAACTGTGCTTGCCATTGCCGCCCGTTCAACCCATGACCTCTCGCCATTGCATTCAAAAGGGTTGACCCTTCATGTGGTCTTTATGTTGTTAAAAATCTTGGAAAAAGAATGGCGCAAAGAATATGGAGAAATTTTGGAAAAAGTAACGGCAATCGTTGAAGAAGGAAAGCTTCGCCCGCTACTTGACCCGAACGTCTTTACCTTTGATGAAATCTCCAAAGCCCACGAACATTTAGAATCAGGCAAAGCGATCGGCAAAATTGTATTAGTGAATAAATGGTAA
- a CDS encoding dihydrofolate reductase family protein — MRRILLDLAVTLDGYIEGENGEVDWCIMEPEMNFADFLRQIDTIFYGRKSYELWGEYSPGKDADQEEKELWEIIDSKRKYVFSRTQQNTEGKAIYINDNILEEVHKIKSQPGKDIWLYGGAGLITTFVNHNLVDEYRLSVHPIILGKGKPLFIDIQQRVGLKLMETKTFPSGVVQLIYHKIDSNG; from the coding sequence ATGAGAAGAATTCTTTTGGATTTAGCGGTAACATTGGATGGCTATATCGAAGGGGAAAATGGTGAAGTGGATTGGTGCATTATGGAGCCGGAAATGAACTTTGCCGATTTTCTTCGTCAGATCGATACAATTTTTTATGGGCGAAAAAGTTATGAATTGTGGGGCGAATATTCCCCCGGAAAAGATGCAGACCAAGAAGAAAAAGAACTATGGGAAATAATTGATAGCAAAAGGAAGTACGTTTTTTCAAGGACACAGCAAAATACAGAAGGAAAAGCCATTTATATCAATGACAATATTCTTGAGGAGGTTCATAAAATAAAAAGCCAACCGGGAAAAGACATTTGGCTTTATGGAGGAGCAGGTTTGATTACAACATTTGTCAATCATAATCTGGTTGATGAATATCGGTTATCGGTCCATCCAATCATTTTGGGGAAAGGAAAGCCGTTATTTATCGATATTCAACAAAGAGTGGGATTGAAATTGATGGAAACAAAGACTTTTCCATCGGGAGTGGTTCAGTTGATCTATCATAAGATTGATTCAAATGGTTAG
- a CDS encoding VOC family protein: MIQIGKITIYVEDQEQAKDFWINKVGFVLKFEQPMGPGMAWIEVGPENDFATLVLYSKALMKKQKPENVAHPTLLFSTPNIEEAYER, from the coding sequence ATGATCCAAATTGGAAAAATCACAATCTATGTTGAAGATCAGGAACAGGCAAAAGATTTTTGGATTAACAAAGTAGGGTTTGTATTGAAATTCGAACAGCCGATGGGGCCTGGGATGGCGTGGATTGAGGTGGGGCCTGAAAATGATTTTGCGACATTGGTGCTATACTCAAAAGCATTGATGAAGAAACAAAAACCGGAAAATGTCGCTCATCCAACCCTCCTTTTCAGCACACCGAACATTGAAGAAGCGTATGAGCGATAA
- the queD gene encoding 6-carboxytetrahydropterin synthase QueD: protein MLEFRIVDKLQKLGEDIQRDQLKYHSKRVLVSKEFTFDAAHHLHAYEGKCKNLHGHTYKVVMGVSGYPDDRGLVIDFADLKEIWKEKIEIYLDHRYLNETLPPMNTTAENMVVWIYEKLAEALAERSIDGARVEFIRLYETPTSYAEARREWMEGE, encoded by the coding sequence ATGCTTGAATTTCGGATTGTCGATAAGCTGCAAAAGCTGGGGGAAGATATCCAGCGGGATCAATTGAAATATCATTCCAAACGGGTGCTTGTATCGAAAGAGTTTACTTTTGATGCCGCCCATCATTTGCATGCCTATGAAGGGAAATGCAAAAATCTCCACGGCCATACGTACAAAGTGGTAATGGGCGTCAGCGGCTATCCGGACGATCGGGGACTGGTCATTGATTTTGCCGATCTCAAAGAAATTTGGAAGGAAAAAATAGAAATCTATTTGGACCACCGCTATTTAAATGAAACGTTGCCGCCGATGAATACAACGGCTGAAAATATGGTCGTCTGGATTTACGAGAAGTTGGCGGAAGCATTGGCGGAAAGAAGCATAGATGGTGCGCGGGTGGAATTCATCCGGCTTTATGAAACGCCGACAAGCTATGCGGAAGCAAGACGGGAGTGGATGGAAGGTGAGTAA
- a CDS encoding acyl-CoA dehydrogenase family protein, whose amino-acid sequence MFHLPTVQFTEEQEAFRLEVRNFLQEHVKKGTFTPTVDSWLSGVDPSFSKLIGEKGWIGMTWPKQYGGQERSTLDRYILTEEFLAIGAPVAAHWFADRQTGPLLLRYGTEEQKQFFLPKIAKGECYFAIGLSEPNSGSDLASVRTRAEKVEGGWIVNGQKIWTSNAHVCHYMVALVRTSPFDGKNKHAGLSQLIIDLHAEGVTIVPIKFLSGEYHFNEVFFDNVFVPDNMVVGKIGNGWEQGLAELAFERSGPERILSTFLLLDELVRELKQQRNKEGLKQASKLLARLWGLRNLSIGVAKLLESGNTEDVAIPASLVKAIGTKFEQSIPEIARLLIETYPNLEANRKFDRYMAQSILHAPSFTIRGGTTEILYGMVAKGVVAK is encoded by the coding sequence ATGTTTCACTTACCAACTGTACAATTTACGGAAGAACAGGAAGCCTTTCGTTTGGAAGTGCGAAATTTTCTTCAAGAGCACGTGAAAAAAGGGACTTTTACGCCCACCGTCGATTCCTGGTTGAGCGGTGTGGATCCATCCTTTTCAAAATTGATTGGTGAGAAGGGCTGGATTGGAATGACATGGCCGAAACAATATGGTGGCCAAGAGCGGAGCACCCTTGACCGTTATATTTTGACTGAGGAATTTTTGGCAATCGGTGCCCCCGTCGCAGCCCACTGGTTTGCAGACCGCCAAACGGGCCCTTTGCTCCTCCGCTATGGCACTGAAGAACAAAAGCAATTTTTCCTTCCAAAAATCGCTAAAGGGGAATGTTATTTTGCCATTGGATTAAGTGAGCCGAACAGCGGTTCAGATTTGGCATCGGTTCGTACACGGGCGGAAAAGGTGGAAGGCGGTTGGATTGTAAATGGACAAAAAATTTGGACTAGCAATGCCCACGTGTGCCATTATATGGTGGCCCTTGTACGCACAAGCCCCTTTGACGGAAAGAACAAGCATGCAGGGTTGAGCCAGCTCATCATCGATTTACATGCGGAAGGCGTTACCATCGTTCCCATTAAATTTTTATCCGGTGAATATCACTTTAACGAAGTATTTTTTGATAATGTATTTGTGCCTGACAATATGGTAGTGGGAAAAATCGGCAATGGCTGGGAACAGGGATTGGCGGAACTGGCCTTTGAACGGAGCGGTCCGGAGCGTATTTTGAGCACCTTCCTTTTATTGGATGAATTGGTTCGTGAATTAAAACAACAAAGAAATAAAGAAGGATTAAAACAGGCATCGAAACTGCTTGCCCGATTGTGGGGATTAAGAAATTTATCCATCGGCGTCGCCAAATTATTGGAATCGGGCAATACGGAAGATGTGGCCATTCCTGCTTCGTTAGTCAAAGCCATTGGTACCAAGTTTGAACAGAGCATCCCTGAAATTGCGCGATTGCTTATTGAAACCTACCCGAATCTTGAAGCAAATCGGAAATTCGACCGCTACATGGCACAATCCATTTTGCATGCTCCCAGCTTTACAATCCGCGGCGGCACGACGGAAATCCTTTATGGTATGGTGGCGAAAGGGGTTGTGGCAAAATGA
- the queC gene encoding 7-cyano-7-deazaguanine synthase QueC — protein MKSEKAIVVFSGGQDSTTCLFWTMEQFGEVEAVTFDYGQRHRLEIECAKEIAKELGVKHHILDMSLLNQLAPNALTREDIQVEEGEDGGLPNTFVPGRNLLFLSFAGVVASQVGAKHIVTGVCQTDFSGYPDCRDIFIKSLNVTLNLAMDDTFVIHTPLMWLTKAQTWELADKLGALDFVRNKTLTCYNGIKADGCGECPACKLRRRGLEEYLRSRKGSIHA, from the coding sequence ATGAAAAGTGAGAAAGCGATCGTTGTATTCAGCGGTGGACAAGATAGCACGACTTGCCTGTTTTGGACAATGGAACAATTTGGGGAAGTGGAAGCGGTCACCTTTGATTATGGCCAGAGACATCGATTGGAGATCGAGTGCGCAAAGGAAATCGCAAAAGAACTCGGGGTAAAGCACCACATTCTGGATATGTCGCTGTTGAATCAACTGGCGCCGAATGCGTTGACGCGGGAAGACATACAAGTGGAAGAAGGGGAGGATGGCGGGCTTCCGAACACTTTTGTGCCAGGACGCAATCTGCTGTTCCTTTCTTTTGCAGGGGTAGTGGCAAGCCAAGTGGGGGCGAAGCATATCGTCACAGGTGTTTGCCAAACGGACTTTAGCGGCTATCCGGATTGCCGGGACATTTTTATCAAATCATTGAATGTCACGTTGAATTTGGCCATGGATGATACATTTGTGATTCATACGCCGCTTATGTGGCTGACGAAAGCCCAAACTTGGGAGCTTGCCGACAAATTGGGCGCCCTTGATTTTGTGCGCAATAAAACTTTGACTTGCTATAACGGCATAAAAGCGGACGGTTGCGGGGAATGCCCTGCATGCAAGTTGAGAAGAAGAGGGCTTGAGGAATATTTGCGTTCCAGAAAGGGGTCTATCCATGCTTGA
- a CDS encoding DUF2200 domain-containing protein, whose product MKNNRIYKMKFSGVYPLYVQKAEKKGRTKEEVDEIIRWLTGYSQEELEGQIEREVDFETFFAEAPQLNPNRALIKGVICGVRVEEIEEPLMREIRYLDKLIDELARGKAMEKILRA is encoded by the coding sequence ATGAAAAACAACCGAATTTATAAGATGAAATTTTCAGGAGTATATCCCCTTTATGTTCAAAAGGCGGAGAAAAAAGGCCGCACAAAAGAGGAAGTGGATGAAATTATCCGTTGGCTGACAGGATATAGCCAGGAGGAATTGGAAGGGCAAATAGAAAGAGAGGTGGATTTTGAAACCTTTTTTGCGGAAGCTCCCCAATTAAACCCAAACCGCGCACTGATCAAAGGGGTCATCTGTGGAGTGCGGGTGGAGGAGATTGAAGAGCCATTGATGAGGGAAATCCGTTATTTGGATAAATTGATTGATGAATTGGCAAGGGGAAAAGCGATGGAAAAAATTTTGCGGGCGTAG
- a CDS encoding acyl-CoA dehydrogenase family protein, which translates to MSEMKDMIIDVAERMLKENVSKDVVDLLERGDWARGIWALFEESGMFSVAISEVNGGAGGDLEDLLNIVRLTGKYAAPMPYAESTFANFLLENSKQSVVDGIATYSLKKGLILQDGEISGTLPNVRWARFSKYLVAAADSFQGTQIVLIDMKDATIEQSSNIASEPRDAVILDKVKPLSSAVITDEQFFNALSIETAFKIALMTGAIERIFDITVEYSKKREQFGRPIHRFQLVQEHIAQLAGETAIAVSAFNNVCAAIQSKDFLHEIAFARIRIEDAVTTITSSAHQIHAAIGMTHEYPLHQYTRRLWSWRDEGRNSPFWSEYIVDYLLKHDVDLWAYLTKTVGKK; encoded by the coding sequence ATGAGCGAAATGAAAGATATGATTATCGATGTTGCCGAACGAATGCTGAAAGAGAATGTCTCAAAAGATGTCGTCGATCTGCTTGAAAGAGGCGACTGGGCTAGAGGGATTTGGGCTTTATTTGAAGAATCGGGCATGTTCTCCGTCGCCATTTCAGAAGTGAATGGAGGGGCCGGCGGTGATCTGGAAGATTTATTGAATATTGTGAGATTGACAGGAAAATATGCCGCACCGATGCCCTATGCGGAATCGACTTTTGCCAACTTCCTGCTGGAAAACAGCAAACAATCAGTCGTTGATGGAATTGCGACATACTCCCTAAAAAAAGGATTGATTTTGCAAGATGGTGAAATCTCCGGAACATTGCCCAATGTGCGATGGGCGAGGTTTTCCAAATATTTGGTGGCCGCTGCAGACAGCTTCCAAGGAACACAAATTGTCCTCATCGATATGAAAGATGCAACGATTGAACAAAGCAGCAACATTGCCAGTGAACCGCGCGATGCCGTCATTTTGGACAAAGTCAAACCACTTTCTTCCGCCGTTATAACCGATGAACAATTTTTCAATGCTTTATCCATTGAAACTGCGTTCAAAATCGCCTTAATGACGGGAGCCATTGAAAGAATTTTTGACATCACCGTAGAGTATTCCAAAAAAAGGGAGCAGTTTGGACGCCCCATTCACCGCTTCCAATTGGTGCAGGAGCATATCGCCCAATTGGCCGGAGAGACGGCTATTGCGGTCTCCGCTTTTAACAACGTTTGTGCCGCTATACAATCAAAAGATTTTTTGCATGAGATCGCCTTTGCCCGCATCCGTATCGAGGATGCCGTCACAACCATCACTTCATCTGCCCACCAAATTCATGCGGCGATTGGGATGACCCATGAGTACCCATTGCATCAATATACGCGCCGTTTATGGTCTTGGCGGGATGAAGGCAGAAACAGTCCATTCTGGAGCGAATACATTGTCGACTATTTATTGAAACATGATGTTGATTTGTGGGCCTATCTGACAAAAACCGTTGGGAAAAAATAA
- the queF gene encoding preQ(1) synthase: MSSRKLEDGLQDLTLLGNQKTAYPTQYAPEVLEAVDNLHSNRDYFVKFNCPEFTSLCPLTQQPDFATIYISYIPDKKLVESKSLKLYLFSFRNHGDFHEDCVNIIMNDLIKLLDPRYIEVWGKFTPRGGISIDPYCNYGRPGTKYEEMANYRLMNHDLYPEKVDNR, encoded by the coding sequence ATGTCCAGTCGAAAATTGGAAGATGGTTTGCAGGATTTAACGCTATTGGGGAATCAGAAAACAGCGTATCCAACCCAATATGCGCCGGAAGTGTTGGAAGCGGTGGACAATCTTCATTCCAACCGGGACTATTTTGTGAAGTTCAATTGCCCTGAATTCACCAGCCTTTGTCCGCTCACCCAGCAGCCGGACTTTGCAACCATCTATATTTCTTATATTCCAGATAAAAAGCTGGTCGAAAGCAAATCCCTCAAATTATATTTATTCAGTTTCCGCAACCATGGGGATTTCCATGAAGACTGCGTGAATATCATTATGAACGATTTAATCAAATTGCTGGATCCAAGATATATTGAAGTGTGGGGCAAATTCACGCCGCGCGGGGGCATTTCCATCGACCCGTACTGCAACTACGGCAGACCCGGCACGAAATATGAAGAAATGGCCAACTACCGTTTGATGAACCACGATTTATATCCGGAAAAAGTGGATAATCGATAA
- a CDS encoding CrcB family protein: MLMHYILVGMGGFVGAISRFALSKALNKYESLPFGTMTVNLAGSFLLGIITGATVDEMIALLFGTGFLGAFTTFSTLKLELNTLFLKDKKMFMLYLIITYVGGIALAFFGYLIGGMV, encoded by the coding sequence ATGTTGATGCATTACATTTTGGTGGGAATGGGCGGATTTGTTGGGGCAATTTCACGGTTTGCTTTGAGCAAAGCTTTAAATAAATATGAATCGCTGCCATTTGGAACGATGACAGTGAATTTGGCAGGCTCATTTTTATTAGGAATCATCACCGGTGCAACTGTGGATGAAATGATCGCCTTGCTTTTCGGGACAGGCTTCCTTGGGGCATTCACCACATTCTCCACTTTGAAATTGGAGCTCAACACGCTTTTTTTGAAGGATAAAAAAATGTTTATGTTGTATTTGATCATTACTTATGTTGGAGGAATAGCTCTGGCGTTTTTTGGGTATTTAATAGGGGGAATGGTGTGA
- the adhP gene encoding alcohol dehydrogenase AdhP, producing MKAAVVSKEKTVSVVDKQLRPLKHGEALVQMEYCGVCHTDLHVKNGDFGDVTGVVLGHEGVGKVVEVAEGVTSLKVGDRVAIPWLYESCGHCEYCTTGRETLCRNVKNAGYTVDGAMAEQAIVVADYVVKVPDNLDPAAATSITCAGVTTYKAVKVSDIRPGQWIGVFGIGGLGSLAVQYAKNVFGARVVAFDINDDKLAFAKEMGADVTVNSLKENPKEKVLEITDGKGLDACVVTAVAKAPFNQAVDVVKAGARVVAVGLPVDKMDLDIPRLVLDGIQVVGSLVGTRQDLKEAFQFAAEGKVVPRVTLRKLEEINDIMEEMEQGKFTGRMVIDFTN from the coding sequence TTGAAAGCTGCAGTTGTATCAAAAGAAAAGACGGTTAGTGTGGTGGACAAACAATTACGGCCGCTTAAACATGGTGAAGCGTTGGTGCAGATGGAGTATTGCGGAGTTTGCCACACAGACTTGCACGTGAAAAACGGGGATTTTGGGGATGTCACAGGTGTAGTTCTCGGCCATGAAGGCGTTGGAAAAGTCGTTGAAGTGGCTGAAGGGGTCACTTCCTTAAAAGTCGGCGACCGGGTAGCCATTCCTTGGTTATACGAAAGCTGTGGCCATTGCGAGTATTGCACAACGGGAAGAGAAACGTTGTGCCGAAATGTAAAAAATGCCGGCTATACGGTTGACGGAGCCATGGCGGAACAAGCGATCGTGGTTGCCGATTATGTGGTAAAAGTGCCTGACAACTTGGATCCGGCGGCTGCCACTTCCATTACATGCGCCGGAGTGACAACATATAAAGCGGTAAAAGTGTCGGATATCCGGCCTGGGCAATGGATTGGCGTATTTGGCATTGGCGGTTTAGGAAGCCTGGCTGTCCAATATGCAAAAAATGTATTTGGCGCAAGAGTAGTCGCATTCGATATTAATGACGATAAATTGGCCTTTGCAAAAGAAATGGGAGCAGATGTCACGGTGAATTCGTTGAAAGAAAATCCGAAAGAAAAAGTCCTTGAAATCACAGATGGCAAAGGATTGGACGCTTGTGTTGTGACAGCCGTGGCGAAAGCACCATTCAACCAGGCTGTAGATGTCGTAAAAGCAGGAGCCCGGGTTGTTGCAGTCGGCTTGCCTGTTGATAAAATGGATCTTGATATCCCTCGCCTTGTGTTGGACGGCATTCAAGTGGTCGGTTCCCTCGTCGGCACCCGCCAAGATTTGAAAGAAGCGTTCCAATTTGCAGCTGAAGGAAAAGTAGTGCCTAGAGTTACCCTCCGAAAACTTGAAGAAATCAATGATATCATGGAAGAAATGGAGCAAGGAAAGTTCACTGGTCGAATGGTGATCGACTTTACGAACTAA
- a CDS encoding DUF5412 domain-containing protein, with protein MEIDVKTKAMKKVMTVLLIWFLLFAVILSYGIYWLFFDWSRFKDELIAQSTSPDGTYTINAYLSNGGATLSNSVLGELVFNEKNEKPKKIYWEYKIDYAIIEWLDDDTVVINGVQLELPKETYDYRRGIK; from the coding sequence TTGGAAATTGACGTGAAAACAAAGGCGATGAAAAAGGTGATGACAGTCCTCCTCATCTGGTTTCTTTTATTTGCGGTTATTCTCAGCTATGGAATCTATTGGCTGTTCTTTGATTGGAGCCGCTTCAAGGATGAATTGATTGCCCAATCCACTTCCCCTGACGGAACCTATACAATTAACGCTTACTTATCCAATGGTGGCGCAACACTATCCAATTCGGTGTTAGGGGAATTGGTTTTCAATGAAAAAAATGAGAAACCAAAGAAAATTTATTGGGAATATAAAATCGATTATGCCATCATCGAGTGGCTGGATGATGACACAGTGGTGATCAATGGGGTTCAGCTTGAGTTGCCAAAGGAAACTTATGATTATCGCAGGGGGATAAAATAA
- a CDS encoding cupin domain-containing protein gives MNYFHPYYYNTPMPYGYGNPQDMQYQHYRNANMNPHDMQYWNYPHMNPWMPNDMNSNYWFPEMNPDVYGKESSSFKHTGHIIDRGPAPYTVDIEEAAKKNRTYRTALWTGPHLQVTLMSLHPGEDIGLEIHPHTDQFLRIEQGEGIVEMGRSRNHLNYRRKVNEDTAIMVPAGTWHNVINTGKVPLKLYSIYAPPHHPHGTVHRTKADAMAGENHHY, from the coding sequence ATGAACTATTTTCATCCGTATTACTACAACACTCCGATGCCTTATGGATATGGGAATCCGCAAGATATGCAATACCAACATTACCGGAATGCAAACATGAATCCCCATGACATGCAATACTGGAATTATCCTCATATGAACCCGTGGATGCCAAACGATATGAATTCAAATTATTGGTTTCCAGAGATGAATCCGGATGTTTATGGAAAAGAATCCAGCTCTTTTAAACACACTGGCCATATCATTGACCGGGGGCCCGCTCCATACACAGTGGATATTGAAGAGGCAGCAAAGAAAAACAGAACGTACCGTACGGCTTTATGGACAGGGCCACATTTGCAAGTCACATTAATGAGCCTTCATCCGGGAGAAGATATTGGATTGGAAATTCATCCGCATACGGACCAATTTTTACGGATTGAGCAGGGAGAAGGAATCGTTGAAATGGGGAGAAGCCGTAATCATTTGAATTATAGAAGAAAAGTCAATGAGGATACCGCGATCATGGTGCCTGCCGGAACATGGCATAATGTGATCAACACAGGAAAAGTCCCATTAAAGTTATATTCGATTTATGCACCGCCGCATCATCCGCATGGCACGGTTCATCGCACTAAAGCGGATGCGATGGCGGGAGAAAATCATCATTATTGA